The window CACTGTCGTAAAGGTAGCGGCCAAATTCAAAATCGATATccagactttttaaaaatatgttttcgaATTGACTTACTGTTCTACATCAACATTGATGCATCAAATTatttatgtaataaaataaattttaacCCCATGTTGCTTTCGGTTGGCAGTGATTCCCAGGATAAAAGTACTTGATAGATGACAGTAAACAGACACTACTGACTGGCAGGAAATTGAAGCATTGTTGAATAGCACTTCAACACATCTCAGGCCGTATTTGGGCTGATCGGCAACGCAAGACTTTGAGGAAGCTGTCAATTTTGTGGGAATCTCGACGAAAGCAGGACAACAGGAATTGGAAGTTAATGAGTTTGGAGATCTTGTCATTCCCAAAGTCACTATTCCCTTGATAAGGAAAAACGGAGACCACCTGAGCAGCCGGGCCCATCTAGAGGAGAGACAACAGGgaaatgtcacttttctgatctTCAAGTGTGAATGTTTGAATGAGTAAAGCTTGTGTTCAATGCCTCACCCTGCCTGACACAATATTCAGGCCATCTCCCAGGCTCTTGGAGTTCTCCTGGAGTTCCTGGATCTTGCTGGCAATGCTGCTCTGGGCTGGGTGAGGCagcgtgttagcattagcagacAACAGCACCAGAGGGTCTGCCCAGGACTGGAGCAAGGACCGTACCAGGGACATTAGGTTGTGCTCCTGGACAAGAAAATACGCAATGTTACCTAAATTGAAGCATCGAGCTTATAGCGGATAGGCACTTTTAAAGGTTTACAGATGGAGTGAAATAaactgaagttttaaatggatgCCTTGGGGCCTTTTTCATCTACCTCCATCACACATTAATGAACAGTGCTTGGGTTTTACACTAAGAAATGCGGGTCCTGTATGTTGAAGAGGCTTAAAATAGTTGTTTGACCATGTTGAAACAAGCCTAGAGCATGTTTCCCACTTAAACCAGTT of the Periophthalmus magnuspinnatus isolate fPerMag1 chromosome 8, fPerMag1.2.pri, whole genome shotgun sequence genome contains:
- the prl gene encoding prolactin; protein product: MDRTKGCQFFITVVCMVAVCGAIPIGDLLDRASQRSDKLHSLSTLLTQELDTHFPPIGRMMMPRPSMCHTSTLQGPTDKDQALQVSEHNLMSLVRSLLQSWADPLVLLSANANTLPHPAQSSIASKIQELQENSKSLGDGLNIVSGRMGPAAQVVSVFPYQGNSDFGNDKISKLINFQFLLSCFRRDSHKIDSFLKVLRCRSAQIRPEMC